The following are from one region of the Stigmatella ashevillena genome:
- a CDS encoding serine/threonine protein kinase produces the protein MNRTLPEMEPDPASLPIGTKVGPWRVTGWRGRGTSGTVYRVEKEGEEGAYALKLALHVGDERFEREASLLTRIRSAYVPVLHGQGLWQHRRGVFPYLVMQWVEGMPLYEWTVSHQASSRQALRVLARVAQALGDTHEAGGVHRDVKGDNVLVQGGEGHPYLMDYGAGDYRGAATLTWQVLPPGTPAYRSPEAWAFQELFWRHPTARYEASACDDLFALGITAYRMVTGEYPPPTEPEGEGAEVWRQEGPGPRPPSALNPRVSPELDALVLQLCAVSAMERFKGSARGAAQALEEAAQSAGPGADRALGVKESGVPEWARRSEGSVWEVHRAAPTPAPVVLFEEGEGWEGERPVEASGWPQALDGAWVGSVAAVVVLLLLVPMVSGLMTRQWRPEVSEGVWVEWDGESRDGGVTAMGDSAATAPVAFAAPMEASRLRPGLGLPIPEMPFPGQRKPPCYRSGEAEIRGGCWYELARVRSPCKEDAYDWKGACYVPSFHAHRTPTSGQP, from the coding sequence ATGAACAGGACGCTGCCGGAGATGGAGCCGGATCCAGCCTCGCTGCCGATAGGGACGAAGGTAGGCCCATGGCGAGTGACGGGGTGGAGAGGGCGAGGCACATCCGGGACGGTGTACCGAGTAGAGAAGGAGGGTGAGGAGGGAGCGTACGCGCTGAAGTTGGCGCTGCACGTGGGGGATGAGCGCTTTGAGCGGGAGGCGTCGCTGCTGACGCGAATCCGTTCGGCGTATGTGCCGGTGCTGCACGGGCAGGGTTTGTGGCAGCACCGCCGAGGAGTGTTCCCGTACCTTGTGATGCAGTGGGTGGAGGGGATGCCCCTGTACGAATGGACGGTGAGCCACCAGGCGTCCTCGAGACAGGCGTTGAGGGTGCTGGCGCGAGTGGCGCAGGCGTTGGGGGACACGCACGAGGCGGGAGGTGTGCACCGAGACGTGAAGGGGGACAACGTGTTGGTGCAGGGGGGGGAGGGGCACCCGTACCTGATGGACTATGGGGCAGGGGACTACCGAGGAGCGGCGACGTTGACGTGGCAGGTACTGCCGCCGGGGACGCCCGCGTACCGGAGTCCCGAGGCGTGGGCGTTCCAGGAGCTGTTCTGGAGGCACCCGACGGCGAGGTACGAGGCGAGCGCGTGCGATGACTTGTTCGCGTTGGGAATCACGGCGTACCGGATGGTGACGGGGGAGTACCCACCGCCGACGGAGCCGGAGGGGGAGGGTGCGGAGGTGTGGAGGCAGGAGGGGCCCGGGCCGAGGCCGCCGAGTGCGCTCAACCCGAGGGTGAGTCCGGAGTTGGACGCGCTGGTGCTGCAGTTGTGCGCGGTGTCGGCGATGGAGCGGTTCAAGGGAAGTGCGAGGGGGGCGGCGCAGGCGTTGGAGGAAGCGGCGCAGAGTGCGGGGCCTGGAGCGGACCGAGCGTTGGGGGTGAAGGAGTCGGGGGTGCCGGAGTGGGCGAGGAGGAGCGAGGGGAGTGTGTGGGAGGTGCATCGCGCCGCGCCGACGCCAGCGCCTGTGGTGTTGTTCGAGGAGGGGGAGGGGTGGGAGGGGGAGAGGCCGGTGGAGGCGAGCGGGTGGCCGCAGGCGCTGGATGGGGCGTGGGTGGGAAGTGTGGCGGCGGTGGTGGTGCTGCTGCTGTTGGTGCCGATGGTGAGCGGGCTGATGACGAGGCAGTGGAGGCCGGAGGTGTCGGAGGGGGTGTGGGTGGAGTGGGATGGAGAGAGCCGGGACGGAGGGGTGACGGCGATGGGGGACAGTGCGGCGACGGCCCCTGTGGCATTCGCGGCCCCCATGGAGGCCTCCCGCCTGAGGCCCGGCTTGGGGCTTCCCATTCCCGAGATGCCCTTTCCAGGTCAGCGCAAACCGCCGTGTTACCGGAGTGGCGAGGCGGAGATCCGAGGCGGGTGTTGGTACGAACTGGCTCGTGTCAGGTCTCCGTGCAAGGAGGACGCCTACGATTGGAAGGGGGCCTGTTACGTGCCCTCCTTCCATGCCCATCGCACGCCGACCTCCGGGCAGCCTTGA
- a CDS encoding alpha-amylase family glycosyl hydrolase — protein MRSLRAKFLALLCGLTPMLGCKSKEDPPPPPPADLLQVPSPDWRDQIIYFVMTDRFANGDPGNDDQGAGEYNPQDEARYSGGDLQGLLSQLDYIQGLGATTVWLTPPVANQWWDPLVNYGGYHGYWARNFTQMDAHLGTLEDYQRLSRALHGRGMYLVQDIVLNHMANCFRYVAYEPDHVDRHVVLNTGAKPACGPSQAPFDQWDPTNAAHRQAGIFHWTPAIVDYQNPEQEMNWQLADLDDLNTSHPAVMTALKDSYSFWLREAGVDGFRVDTVFYVSPDLFKDFLFSKDPAHPGVLEVARSLGKDRFLAFGEGFASDKPFEDTLSRKVASYMDDPVTGEALLPGMLQFPLYRTAGDVFARGNPTSELAHRLMNSREVFSRPHLMPTFLDNHDVDRFRAGGSEAALRQALVFMMTVPGIPVLYYGTEQGFTGRRSAMFKAGFESGGRDRFDTSSPLYAFIRELTALRKAHAVFRRGVPTVLRQNEVRGGVFAYKMEEGGEAALVLFNTSDEETLLDNLDTGLPEGQSLTLLASLGAGAGDVSVGSRGRLSMKLPARGVRVFRPSGEVTPVPPESARITLSNTSGGTVSQDFELSGTAVGVSSLKVVVDGALGSASEVTVGQDGSWRTLVSVASMVDPNVQHSLVAWSEGAQVLSETLTFRVSRTFVPLVTHEDPANDDTGPEGRYHYPSDVSWGSNHQGDFRRVTLLGSGNVLKLAFQMPRITTEWNPQNGFDHVAFTVFIDVPGRTGLTVMPQQNRSVPAGMDWDYRIRAHGWSNALFETRDASATNEGSPVSPAAALEVDAASGTVFFTLPGALFAGRSDLSGVKVYATTWDYDGGYRPLVPGTEQWKFGGGEGATDPLVLDDTPVLTIP, from the coding sequence ATGCGCTCTCTCCGTGCGAAGTTCCTGGCGTTGCTCTGCGGCCTCACGCCCATGCTTGGATGCAAGTCCAAGGAGGATCCGCCGCCGCCCCCTCCCGCGGACCTGTTGCAGGTCCCCTCTCCGGACTGGCGGGACCAGATCATCTACTTCGTCATGACCGACCGGTTCGCCAATGGGGATCCGGGCAACGACGACCAAGGTGCGGGGGAGTACAACCCCCAGGACGAAGCCCGGTACAGCGGTGGCGACCTCCAGGGGCTCCTCTCTCAGCTCGATTACATCCAAGGGCTGGGCGCCACGACCGTGTGGCTGACGCCTCCTGTCGCCAATCAGTGGTGGGATCCGCTCGTCAACTATGGCGGTTATCACGGCTACTGGGCCCGGAACTTCACGCAGATGGATGCGCACCTGGGCACGCTCGAGGACTACCAGCGCCTGTCTCGCGCGCTCCACGGGCGCGGCATGTACTTGGTCCAGGACATCGTGCTCAACCACATGGCCAACTGCTTCCGGTACGTGGCCTACGAGCCGGACCACGTGGACCGGCATGTGGTCCTCAACACGGGCGCCAAGCCCGCGTGCGGCCCTTCCCAGGCCCCCTTCGATCAGTGGGACCCCACCAACGCCGCTCACCGGCAGGCGGGCATCTTTCACTGGACCCCCGCCATCGTCGATTACCAGAACCCCGAGCAGGAGATGAACTGGCAACTCGCGGATCTCGATGATCTCAATACCTCTCACCCGGCCGTCATGACCGCCCTCAAGGACAGCTACTCCTTCTGGCTCCGCGAGGCAGGGGTGGATGGCTTCCGCGTGGACACCGTCTTCTATGTGTCTCCGGATCTCTTCAAGGACTTCCTCTTCTCGAAGGACCCGGCGCACCCGGGCGTTCTCGAAGTGGCCCGGAGCCTGGGAAAGGACCGCTTCCTGGCGTTTGGAGAGGGTTTCGCCAGCGACAAGCCGTTCGAGGACACCCTGTCCCGCAAGGTGGCCTCGTACATGGATGATCCGGTGACCGGCGAAGCGCTGCTGCCTGGGATGCTCCAGTTTCCGCTGTACCGCACCGCGGGGGATGTCTTCGCCCGGGGCAATCCCACCTCCGAGCTGGCGCATCGCCTGATGAATTCCCGGGAGGTGTTCTCTCGGCCGCACCTGATGCCCACCTTCCTGGACAACCATGACGTGGACCGCTTCCGGGCAGGGGGCTCGGAGGCGGCCCTGCGGCAGGCGCTCGTGTTCATGATGACGGTGCCCGGCATTCCGGTCCTCTATTACGGCACCGAGCAGGGCTTCACCGGGCGGCGGAGCGCCATGTTCAAGGCAGGCTTCGAGTCGGGAGGCCGGGACCGCTTCGACACCTCTTCGCCGCTCTATGCCTTCATCCGGGAGTTGACCGCCTTGCGCAAGGCGCACGCCGTTTTCCGCCGGGGCGTGCCCACGGTGTTGCGGCAGAACGAGGTCCGGGGCGGTGTGTTCGCTTACAAGATGGAGGAGGGTGGGGAGGCGGCCCTCGTCCTCTTCAACACCTCGGACGAGGAGACGCTGCTGGACAACCTGGACACTGGCTTGCCCGAGGGCCAATCACTGACCTTGTTGGCGAGCCTGGGCGCTGGGGCAGGAGATGTCTCGGTGGGGTCCCGGGGGCGGCTGTCCATGAAGCTGCCCGCGCGCGGGGTCCGCGTCTTCCGTCCCAGTGGCGAGGTGACCCCGGTGCCTCCGGAGAGCGCCCGCATCACCCTGTCCAACACCAGCGGCGGCACGGTGTCCCAGGACTTCGAGCTGTCCGGCACCGCCGTGGGCGTGTCTTCGCTCAAGGTGGTGGTGGATGGAGCGCTGGGTTCCGCGAGCGAGGTGACGGTGGGACAGGACGGCTCCTGGCGCACCCTCGTCAGCGTCGCCAGCATGGTGGATCCCAACGTCCAGCACTCCCTGGTGGCGTGGTCCGAGGGTGCTCAGGTGCTCTCGGAGACACTGACCTTCCGCGTGTCCCGGACCTTCGTTCCCCTGGTGACCCACGAGGATCCGGCGAACGATGACACCGGTCCCGAGGGCCGCTACCACTACCCCTCCGATGTCTCCTGGGGCAGCAACCACCAGGGCGACTTCCGCCGGGTGACCTTGCTGGGCTCCGGCAACGTGTTGAAGCTCGCCTTCCAGATGCCGCGCATCACCACGGAGTGGAACCCGCAGAACGGGTTTGATCACGTGGCCTTCACGGTCTTCATTGATGTGCCCGGCCGCACGGGCCTCACGGTGATGCCGCAGCAGAACCGCTCCGTCCCCGCCGGCATGGACTGGGATTACCGGATTCGCGCTCACGGCTGGTCCAACGCGCTCTTCGAGACGCGCGACGCCTCGGCAACGAACGAGGGCTCGCCTGTGTCTCCGGCCGCCGCCCTCGAGGTGGATGCGGCCTCGGGCACCGTCTTCTTCACCCTGCCGGGAGCGCTGTTCGCCGGACGGAGCGACCTGAGCGGCGTGAAGGTGTACGCCACCACCTGGGACTACGATGGGGGCTACAGGCCGCTCGTGCCGGGCACCGAGCAGTGGAAGTTCGGAGGCGGAGAGGGGGCCACGGACCCGTTGGTGCTGGACGACACGCCCGTGCTCACGATTCCGTGA
- a CDS encoding serine/threonine protein kinase has protein sequence MNRTLPEMEPDPASLPIGTKVGPWRVTGWRGRGTSGTVYRVEKEGEEGAYALKLALHVGDERFEREASLLTRIRSAYVPVLHGQGLWQHRRGVFPYLVMQWVEGMPLYEWTVSHQASSRQALRVLARVAQALGDTHEAGGVHRDVKGDNVLVQGGEGHPYLMDYGAGDYRGAATLTWQVLPPGTPAYRSPEAWAFQELFWRHPTARYEASACDDLFALGITAYRMVTGEYPPPTEPEGEGAEVWRQEGPGPRPPSALNPRVSPELDALVLQLCAVSAMERFKGSARGAAQALEEAAQSAGPGADRALGVKESGVPEWARRSEGSVWEVHRAAPTPAPVALFEEGERPVEASGWPQALDGAWVGSVAAVVVLLLLVPMVSGLMTRQWRPEVSEGVWVEWDGESRDGGVTAMGDSAATAPVAFAAPMEASRLRPGLGLPIPERPFLGQRRPPCNRNGEVEIRGGCWYALRDANQPCKEEAYDWKGACYLPSFPAHRFPTSEHP, from the coding sequence ATGAACAGGACGCTGCCGGAGATGGAGCCGGATCCAGCCTCGCTGCCGATAGGGACGAAGGTAGGCCCATGGCGAGTGACGGGGTGGAGAGGGCGAGGCACATCCGGGACGGTGTACCGAGTAGAGAAGGAGGGTGAGGAGGGAGCGTACGCGCTGAAGTTGGCGCTGCACGTGGGGGATGAGCGCTTTGAGCGGGAGGCGTCGCTGCTGACGCGAATCCGTTCGGCGTATGTGCCGGTGCTGCACGGGCAGGGTTTGTGGCAGCACCGCCGAGGAGTGTTCCCGTACCTTGTGATGCAGTGGGTGGAGGGGATGCCCCTGTACGAATGGACGGTGAGCCACCAGGCGTCCTCGAGACAGGCGTTGAGGGTGCTGGCGCGAGTGGCGCAGGCGTTGGGGGACACGCACGAGGCGGGAGGTGTGCACCGAGACGTGAAGGGGGACAACGTGTTGGTGCAGGGGGGGGAGGGGCACCCGTACCTGATGGACTATGGGGCAGGGGACTACCGAGGAGCGGCGACGTTGACGTGGCAGGTACTGCCGCCGGGGACGCCCGCGTACCGGAGTCCCGAGGCGTGGGCGTTCCAGGAGCTGTTCTGGAGGCACCCGACGGCGAGGTACGAGGCGAGCGCGTGCGATGACTTGTTCGCGTTGGGAATCACGGCGTACCGGATGGTGACGGGGGAGTACCCACCGCCGACGGAGCCCGAGGGGGAAGGGGCGGAGGTGTGGAGGCAGGAGGGGCCCGGGCCGAGGCCGCCGAGTGCGCTCAACCCGAGGGTGAGTCCGGAGTTGGACGCGCTGGTGCTGCAGTTGTGCGCGGTGTCGGCGATGGAGCGGTTCAAGGGAAGTGCGAGGGGAGCGGCGCAGGCGCTGGAGGAAGCGGCGCAGAGTGCGGGGCCTGGAGCGGACCGAGCGTTGGGGGTGAAGGAGTCGGGGGTGCCGGAGTGGGCGAGGAGGAGCGAGGGGAGTGTGTGGGAGGTGCATCGCGCCGCGCCGACGCCAGCGCCTGTGGCGCTGTTCGAGGAGGGGGAGAGGCCGGTGGAGGCGAGCGGGTGGCCGCAGGCGCTGGATGGGGCGTGGGTGGGAAGTGTGGCGGCGGTGGTGGTGCTGCTGCTGTTGGTGCCGATGGTGAGCGGGCTGATGACGAGGCAGTGGAGGCCGGAGGTGTCGGAGGGGGTGTGGGTGGAGTGGGATGGAGAGAGCCGGGACGGAGGGGTGACGGCGATGGGGGACAGTGCGGCGACGGCCCCTGTGGCATTCGCGGCCCCCATGGAGGCCTCCCGCCTGAGGCCCGGCCTGGGCCTGCCGATTCCCGAGCGGCCCTTTCTGGGGCAGCGTCGGCCGCCGTGCAACCGGAACGGCGAGGTCGAGATCCGAGGAGGGTGCTGGTACGCCCTTCGCGACGCCAATCAGCCGTGTAAAGAGGAGGCTTATGACTGGAAGGGGGCTTGTTACCTGCCGTCCTTTCCTGCCCATCGCTTTCCGACTTCCGAGCATCCCTAA